From the genome of Globicephala melas chromosome 16, mGloMel1.2, whole genome shotgun sequence, one region includes:
- the GPRIN2 gene encoding G protein-regulated inducer of neurite outgrowth 2 — protein sequence MCGDLDLKCLVSCHRFACGFAWSGRLGLKLSPQCALHPVGPQQSPAEVLHPTQRRSLPLSLLQAAMRSSRPERGAQEPLSPCPQPLSWSSSSLLGAGRGQRPELHKSASSTVWQAQPGEASTGAQVREEEGHQAESEEQARASSPRPQPGAVGHWQSSAVGGGDLCCLRDPSTAAVQRSHSDLVCSTQIWGHSSARKASLSCSALGSSPVHGAQLQPSSASGRGGQAPAGLERDLALEDETSNSAWTLEESQVWVPPPDLGGTVTHSSSLKATGQSATTSCHALPPAALLCGVREVGASSCCHGLPAPGILAFPKLVASVSESGLQAQHGVKFQCRLSAGLPGHSHCCAYPWGPTGLAMEAGARTKDMWTMTSASDLAPILASPLSAQDAGVQAAPKAVCKAVATSPPLEAPVALHTFSEATLGSSLEEVPPPVRDVRWDAEGMTWEVYGAAVDPEVLGLAIQKHLEMQFEQLQRAPASENSLSAESRRGPLRAVMQSLQCPSCCGCSSAVPE from the coding sequence ATGTGTGGTGATCTTGATTTGAAGTGTTTAGTCTCCTGTCATCGTTTTGCTTGTGGCTTTGCCTGGTCAGGCAGGCTGGGACTGAAGCTGTCCCCGCAGTGTGCCTTGCACCCTGTGGGCCCCCAGCAGAGTCCAGCGGAAGTGCTGCACCCAACTCAACgccgctccctccctctctctctcctgcaggCAGCCATGAGATCCAGCCGCCCTGAGCGGGGTGCCCAGGAACCcctcagtccctgccctcagcccctgTCCTGGAGCTCCTCCAGCCTGCTGGGCGCAGGCCGGGGGCAGAGGCCGGAGCTCCACAAGAGCGCCAGCAGCACCGTATGGCAGGCCCAGCCGGGCGAGGCCAGCACgggtgcccaggtccgggaggaggAAGGGCACCAGGCTGAGAGTGAGGAACAGGCACGTGCCTCCAGCCCCCGGCCACAGCCCGGGGCCGTGGGTCACTGGCAGAGCAGCGCTGTGGGCGGTGGTGACCTGTGCTGCCTGCGGGACCCCAGCACCGCCGCTGTGCAGAGAAGCCACTCGGACCTGGTCTGCAGCACCCAGATCTGGGGCCACAGCAGTGCCCGGAAGGCCAGCCTCAGCTGCTCGGCCCTGGGCAGCTCGCCTGTCCACGGAGCTCAGCTGCAGCCCAGCAGCGCTTCTGGCCGGGGTGGCCAAGCCCCTGCAGGCCTGGAAAGGGACCTGGCTCTGGAGGATGAGACTTCAAACTCAGCCTGGACACTGGAGGAGAGTCAGGTGTGGGTGCCGCCACCTGACCTGGGGGGCACAGTGACCCACAGCAGCAGCCTCAAAGCCACCGGGCAGTCGGCCACCACCTCCTGCCATGCTCTGCCCCCAGCAGCGCTACTCTGTGGTGTGAGGGAGGTGGGGGCCAGCAGCTGCTGCCACGGCTTGCCTGCCCCAGGGATCCTGGCCTTTCCTAAACTAGTGGCATCAGTGAGTGAATCTGGGCTGCAGGCTCAGCACGGGGTGAAATTCCAGTGTAGGTTGTCTGCGGGGCTTCCTGGGCATTCCCACTGCTGTGCGTACCCTTGGGGTCCCACCGGGTTAGCTATGGAGGCTGGCGCCAGGACCAAGGATATGTGGACCATGACCTCAGCAAGTGACTTGGCCCCCATCTTGGCATCACCTCTGTCAGCCCAGGATGCTGGTGTGCAAGCGGCCCCCAAGGCAGTCTGCAAAGCTGTGGCCACCAGCCCGCCTCTGGAGGCCCCTGTGGCCCTGCACACATTCTCGGAGGCAACTCTGGGGTCCAGCCTGGAGGAGGTGCCACCCCCTGTGCGGGACGTGCGATGGGATGCTGAGGGCATGACGTGGGAGGTGTACGGAGCTGCAGTGGACCCTGAGGTACTCGGCCTGGCCATCCAGAAGCACCTGGAGATGCAGTTTGAGCAGCTGCAGCGGGCCCCTGCCAGCGAGAACAGCCTGTCTGCGGAGAGCCGGAGGGGGCCACTTCGAGCTGTTATGCAGTCCCTGCAGTGCCCCAGCTGCTGCGGCTGCTCCAGTGCAGTCCCTGAGTAA